One genomic region from Chthonomonas calidirosea T49 encodes:
- a CDS encoding phytanoyl-CoA dioxygenase family protein yields the protein MSVFTPEDLAFFEENGYVVARNVVPVELCNAVVNAIFEFLGMDPNNPEDWYRPPLKPGGMIEMYQHQALWDTRQYPRVHQAFSEIYGTHKLCVTIDRVGMKPPRHPDHPEYDHKGFIHWDVDTSKLPLPFSVQGVLCLTDTTEDMGGFQCIPGFHKGLEEWIATQPPDRNPRVPDLNALPPGKKVVPIPAKAGDLIIWINTLAHGNGHNVSNRPRFSQYISMFPAERLTEEQRQHRIHCWQNRLPPGNSVFPGDPREIEQKYQKTAELTPLGRKLLGLDPWD from the coding sequence ATGAGCGTATTCACCCCAGAAGACTTGGCGTTCTTCGAGGAGAACGGCTACGTCGTCGCTCGCAACGTAGTGCCCGTGGAGCTGTGTAACGCTGTGGTCAACGCTATCTTTGAGTTTCTCGGCATGGACCCCAACAATCCAGAGGACTGGTATCGCCCACCTTTAAAACCCGGCGGGATGATCGAAATGTACCAGCATCAAGCTCTGTGGGACACTCGCCAGTATCCCCGTGTCCACCAAGCTTTCTCCGAGATCTACGGCACCCATAAACTCTGCGTTACTATAGACCGCGTGGGTATGAAGCCGCCTCGCCATCCAGACCACCCTGAATACGACCACAAGGGCTTCATCCATTGGGACGTAGATACCTCTAAACTGCCTCTGCCATTCAGCGTCCAAGGCGTCTTGTGCCTCACCGATACAACGGAAGATATGGGAGGCTTTCAGTGCATTCCTGGCTTCCATAAAGGGCTTGAAGAGTGGATCGCCACACAACCGCCCGATAGAAATCCGCGTGTCCCCGATCTCAATGCTCTCCCGCCAGGCAAAAAGGTGGTTCCCATCCCCGCAAAAGCCGGCGACCTCATCATCTGGATCAATACCCTCGCCCACGGCAACGGGCATAACGTCTCGAACCGCCCCCGTTTCTCTCAATATATCTCGATGTTTCCCGCAGAACGCCTCACCGAAGAGCAGCGCCAACACCGCATACACTGCTGGCAGAACCGCCTCCCACCTGGTAACAGCGTCTTTCCAGGAGATCCGCGAGAGATCGAGCAGAAGTACCAAAAAACCGCGGAACTCACTCCTCTTGGCCGCAAACTGCTTGGCCTCGATCCGTGGGATTAG
- the alaS gene encoding alanine--tRNA ligase gives MQAHVLRRAYIEFFKERGHLHLPGAPLIPIDVLGHLDESTLFTGSGMQQFKPYFAGVATPPSRRITTVQKCVRTGDIDSVGDYSHCTFFEMLGNFSFGDYFKAEVIPWTWEFLTQVVGLEPERLCATVYKDDEESYAIWHEKIGLPEDRIHRLDEDKNFWPANVLSEGPDGPCGPCSEVYYRLVPLEELTTDPQLTPTQRFLKDEAEGRWLEIWNNVFTQYNRSTDADGKPILTPLPQKNNDTGAGLDRIAYIAQGKRSVFETDLFGSTLEAIEKLAGVRYEGSMSPTDFAFRVVAEHTRCMVFCIADGILPSNEGRGYVLRYIMRRAVRYGKMALGFDSPFLHEVAPHVIAQMRDFYPELEERRALILQTIRTEEEQFRRTLDRGMRILTDMLHSVEVQATKRLPGHDVFRLYDTYGFPLRLTQELAAEVGVEVDLEGFEAELETQRVRSQQSSKIDREVFSASVLMGVIGADLPPTEFLGYHTLQAVAKVLAIYVGDQRVEFARAGEKVTVVLDRTPFYAEAGGQVGDTGTLVAPEGETTCALRAEVCDTQKSALGVYLHSVIVQEGELRVGQKVYATVDRVRRLDIMRNHTATHLLQAALRQVLGTHVYQKGSLVAPDRLRFDFTHTAPMTDDELRQVEELVNAEILNDVELEVHWDVPLEEAKARGAMALFGEKYGERVRVIEIPGFSIELCGGTHLQRTSQVGLFRIVSETGIASGVRRIEAVTGRAAWQYTLQREQSIKQLPTLLRAQVKRLDDVIVALDRLIRERDELAKRNRQLLLERSIARLDTLEPTLVDGVPVLATSIEGVDAKTLGDLAERVAGRLKTAIVVLGTAVEEKGLVAAKVTADLVQQGYHAGNLVRELAKIIGGGGGGRADFATAGGRDYSKLTEALKTVPDLVRAQKKQKP, from the coding sequence ATGCAAGCCCACGTTTTGCGAAGGGCCTATATCGAGTTTTTTAAGGAGCGAGGGCATCTGCATTTGCCGGGAGCACCGCTGATACCCATAGATGTGCTGGGTCATCTTGACGAGTCGACTCTCTTTACCGGTTCGGGAATGCAGCAGTTTAAGCCCTATTTTGCTGGGGTTGCAACCCCACCCTCACGGCGCATTACAACGGTGCAGAAATGCGTGCGCACTGGCGACATTGATAGTGTGGGAGACTACTCGCATTGTACCTTCTTTGAGATGCTAGGCAACTTTAGCTTTGGCGACTACTTTAAAGCAGAAGTTATTCCGTGGACATGGGAGTTCTTAACCCAGGTGGTCGGGCTTGAACCAGAGCGGCTATGCGCAACGGTTTATAAAGACGATGAGGAATCCTACGCCATTTGGCATGAAAAGATAGGTCTGCCTGAAGACCGCATCCATCGTCTCGACGAAGACAAGAACTTTTGGCCGGCCAACGTTCTTAGCGAAGGGCCTGATGGGCCTTGTGGACCATGTTCGGAGGTCTACTATCGCTTGGTGCCGTTGGAAGAGCTAACCACCGATCCCCAGCTGACACCGACGCAGCGCTTCCTTAAAGATGAGGCAGAAGGACGGTGGCTAGAGATTTGGAATAACGTATTTACTCAGTATAATCGTAGTACGGACGCAGATGGCAAACCGATCTTAACCCCGCTACCTCAAAAGAATAATGATACGGGGGCGGGGCTTGATCGTATCGCTTATATTGCCCAAGGGAAACGCAGTGTGTTCGAGACCGATCTGTTCGGCTCTACATTGGAAGCGATCGAGAAATTGGCCGGAGTACGGTACGAGGGCAGCATGTCACCCACGGATTTCGCTTTTCGGGTGGTTGCCGAACATACGCGCTGCATGGTTTTCTGCATCGCTGACGGCATTTTGCCCTCCAATGAGGGACGTGGGTACGTGCTGCGCTACATAATGCGACGTGCCGTGCGTTATGGCAAAATGGCTTTGGGATTCGATTCCCCCTTCCTTCATGAGGTGGCTCCCCATGTGATCGCACAGATGCGCGATTTCTATCCGGAGCTCGAGGAGCGACGTGCCCTTATTCTTCAGACGATCCGCACAGAGGAGGAGCAGTTCCGCCGCACTCTCGACAGAGGGATGCGCATTCTGACGGATATGCTGCATTCCGTGGAGGTTCAGGCAACCAAACGTCTCCCCGGTCATGATGTATTTCGCCTTTACGATACCTATGGCTTTCCGCTAAGGCTTACCCAAGAGCTAGCCGCAGAGGTGGGTGTAGAGGTTGATTTAGAGGGTTTTGAGGCGGAGCTGGAAACGCAGCGTGTGCGATCACAGCAGTCGAGCAAAATAGATAGAGAGGTCTTTTCTGCCTCCGTGCTTATGGGCGTCATCGGTGCCGATCTGCCGCCGACGGAGTTTCTTGGCTATCATACGCTGCAGGCGGTGGCGAAGGTGCTGGCCATCTACGTAGGGGACCAGCGCGTGGAGTTTGCACGAGCAGGAGAGAAAGTAACCGTTGTGCTTGACCGAACTCCGTTCTATGCTGAAGCGGGCGGGCAGGTTGGCGACACCGGCACGTTGGTGGCACCCGAGGGAGAGACAACCTGTGCACTACGAGCCGAAGTGTGTGATACCCAGAAAAGTGCCTTAGGGGTCTATCTTCACTCCGTAATAGTTCAGGAAGGGGAGCTGCGAGTAGGGCAGAAGGTTTATGCAACGGTGGATCGAGTGCGTCGCCTCGACATCATGCGAAACCATACGGCGACCCATCTTTTGCAGGCGGCTCTTCGACAGGTGCTTGGCACCCATGTGTATCAAAAAGGCTCTTTAGTAGCGCCGGACCGACTGCGTTTCGACTTTACCCACACGGCTCCAATGACTGACGATGAGTTGCGGCAGGTAGAGGAGTTGGTCAATGCCGAGATCTTGAACGACGTGGAGCTAGAGGTTCATTGGGATGTGCCCCTTGAGGAGGCCAAAGCGCGAGGCGCTATGGCGCTTTTTGGGGAGAAGTATGGCGAGCGCGTACGCGTTATCGAGATTCCGGGGTTTAGCATTGAGCTTTGTGGGGGAACGCATCTGCAGCGCACGAGCCAAGTAGGGCTTTTCCGAATCGTCTCCGAAACCGGCATCGCGTCCGGAGTAAGGCGTATTGAGGCGGTAACCGGCCGAGCCGCTTGGCAATATACTCTGCAACGTGAACAGTCGATCAAGCAGCTTCCGACGTTGCTGCGAGCCCAGGTGAAGCGTTTGGATGATGTGATAGTTGCTTTAGACCGTCTTATCAGAGAAAGAGACGAGCTTGCGAAACGTAATCGTCAGTTGCTGCTGGAGCGCTCAATTGCCCGCCTTGATACGTTAGAACCGACGCTCGTGGATGGGGTTCCTGTATTAGCCACCTCAATTGAGGGAGTAGATGCCAAAACATTGGGCGACCTGGCGGAACGAGTTGCGGGGCGCTTGAAAACGGCGATTGTCGTATTGGGAACTGCCGTCGAAGAAAAGGGACTTGTTGCGGCCAAAGTTACGGCTGACCTGGTTCAACAAGGCTATCATGCAGGGAACTTGGTGAGAGAGCTTGCCAAGATCATAGGCGGCGGTGGAGGAGGTAGGGCCGATTTTGCGACGGCCGGCGGCAGGGATTATTCCAAGCTTACCGAAGCGCTTAAGACGGTGCCGGATTTAGTAAGAGCGCAGAAAAAGCAAAAGCCTTAG
- a CDS encoding CRTAC1 family protein — MSSHAGLDYRWVIPGPRPLNILQTIGNGCAFLDFDNDGNLDILLVGSSLALYRGDGKGHFQNVTRQTGLDKLHGHFLGCAVGDYDNDGYVDIYLTAYRGGALLHNEGGSHFREVTAQSGIAPQPWGTSAAWVQTTNSGYLDLIIGNYAVFGPHVTPQLCTDRGVKTSCGPRYYKPEHCVFYANLGDGRFSNKTSFYHAQGSGRCLGVACADFDGSGRPSIVYSNDEIEGNLLYPAYQGKRWVYHDIGREAGVATDGMGNIHGGMGVDWGDYDNDGKLDLVVATFQHEEKCLYHNEGDHIFVDRSRNTGIADIARPYVAFGAKFFDFNNDGWLDLIFSNGHVQDNIHQIDPSTSYRQPCLLLQNSGGDPLLFSDVTPLAGSDLMRPIVGRGLAVGDYDNDGRVDLLIVDSEGCPLLLHNETEPVGNWLGIRLEGKRSNRSGYGALLVVEAGEKRLLRQCQAGGSYMSSSDPRVHFGLGNEREVRQLTVKWPSGRVDVFVDVPINRYLVISEGEQRFAVL, encoded by the coding sequence ATGTCCTCTCATGCCGGTCTGGACTACCGCTGGGTCATCCCCGGCCCTCGCCCCCTCAACATCCTTCAAACCATCGGCAATGGATGCGCCTTCCTCGACTTCGATAACGACGGCAACCTCGATATCCTCCTCGTCGGAAGCTCTCTCGCTCTCTACCGTGGCGATGGAAAAGGGCATTTCCAAAACGTCACCCGTCAAACCGGTCTCGATAAGCTGCATGGCCATTTTCTGGGCTGTGCGGTTGGGGACTACGACAACGATGGGTATGTGGACATCTACCTGACAGCCTACCGAGGGGGAGCGTTGTTACACAACGAGGGGGGGAGCCATTTTCGGGAGGTAACGGCACAGAGTGGCATCGCTCCACAACCTTGGGGCACTTCGGCGGCTTGGGTGCAAACCACCAACAGTGGATACCTCGATCTCATCATAGGAAACTATGCAGTTTTTGGTCCCCACGTAACTCCTCAGCTGTGCACAGACCGCGGCGTTAAGACCTCTTGTGGCCCTCGCTACTACAAACCGGAGCATTGCGTTTTCTACGCTAATCTTGGCGATGGGCGGTTTAGCAACAAAACCTCTTTCTATCATGCTCAGGGTTCTGGAAGATGCTTAGGAGTTGCGTGTGCCGACTTTGACGGTTCTGGGAGGCCTTCTATCGTCTACTCGAACGATGAGATAGAGGGCAACCTACTTTATCCGGCATATCAGGGAAAGAGATGGGTATATCATGACATTGGGCGCGAGGCTGGGGTTGCTACCGATGGAATGGGGAATATTCACGGTGGAATGGGTGTAGACTGGGGTGATTATGATAACGACGGGAAACTGGACCTAGTCGTAGCGACCTTTCAGCACGAGGAAAAATGTTTATATCACAATGAAGGAGATCATATATTTGTCGATCGATCCCGCAATACAGGTATTGCCGACATCGCCAGGCCGTATGTTGCTTTCGGAGCCAAATTTTTTGATTTTAATAACGATGGGTGGCTCGACCTCATCTTTTCGAACGGCCATGTACAGGATAATATCCATCAGATCGATCCCTCCACTAGCTACCGGCAGCCGTGCCTATTGCTGCAAAATAGTGGGGGCGATCCTCTTCTTTTTTCGGATGTAACGCCTCTTGCAGGGAGCGATCTCATGCGCCCTATCGTAGGCCGAGGTTTAGCTGTCGGAGACTACGATAACGATGGTCGCGTTGATCTGTTGATTGTGGATAGCGAAGGATGTCCCCTATTACTGCACAACGAAACGGAGCCAGTTGGGAACTGGCTCGGTATCCGGCTTGAAGGGAAACGCTCCAATCGCAGTGGCTACGGTGCTCTCCTAGTGGTGGAAGCGGGAGAAAAGCGCCTTCTACGCCAATGCCAAGCTGGTGGCTCTTATATGTCTTCTTCGGACCCTCGCGTTCATTTTGGGCTTGGCAATGAGAGAGAAGTGAGGCAGTTAACGGTAAAATGGCCTAGCGGTCGTGTGGACGTTTTTGTTGATGTGCCTATTAACCGTTATTTGGTGATTTCTGAGGGCGAGCAGAGGTTTGCGGTTTTATGA
- a CDS encoding tetratricopeptide repeat protein has translation MPLSQMIQQFPKHRVDPIFLYYLGLKLNQRGDYVHADPILRHAVGLDPDNPNYRDEWARALLGSGLVTAAFGELRQYVGTHPHSAQAHYLMGKFYVSQRAMDKASEELQKALQLDPTLGEAWAYLAVAREALGDNTQALQAAQKAVALNPGSAANRATLALLLSDANQQTAARKQFMQAIRLAPQQETIRQAFATWLLQHARSSQDINEALVQAQQALKLSPRDAAAWLAEGRAYFLLGDYRQAVAPLMRAYQLYPYDPTAPLTLREVYQKLDQPKEVARWQRLYLLCQKGADRYQRLYDALRVHPQSSPLHREMAELLAQRGDVEGCLRNWAEALHLPADAPQVLIATANSLTDAHFAQEALPLAQRAVQIATANPSAHEALGNAWLGLNRLRSAQIEYDATVKWHPQRINPIRKRIQAYWAYRIKHPLPSDILFGKARALLAKPDLTYSDVQKAEALAQQAFVLDPENSACAEFLLELQIRNGQLSQALQTAQQLVFLLPYDHRAHALLASLLARQGSSLSDLHEAQKQLALSGTDPSLSAIRAYARGMIALKQGDLKTAFRQLSLSAQLAPNAADTFRQLAIVARALGNLQAAKMAEKRVQELTFAVSSK, from the coding sequence ATGCCGCTGTCGCAAATGATTCAGCAATTTCCAAAACATCGTGTAGATCCTATTTTTCTCTACTATTTAGGCCTTAAGCTTAACCAACGCGGGGACTATGTTCATGCCGATCCTATTTTGCGCCATGCCGTTGGGCTAGACCCAGACAATCCAAACTATCGCGATGAATGGGCACGTGCCTTGCTAGGTAGTGGGTTGGTAACTGCGGCTTTTGGTGAGCTTCGTCAATATGTGGGCACTCATCCCCACTCCGCTCAGGCGCATTACCTCATGGGAAAGTTCTATGTTAGCCAACGTGCTATGGATAAGGCTTCGGAGGAACTGCAAAAGGCCCTACAACTTGACCCAACACTTGGAGAGGCTTGGGCCTATCTGGCTGTTGCGCGTGAGGCTTTAGGGGATAATACGCAGGCCCTACAGGCAGCCCAAAAGGCGGTAGCTCTTAATCCGGGTAGCGCAGCAAATCGAGCCACCCTCGCCCTGCTTCTGTCGGATGCAAACCAGCAGACTGCCGCTCGCAAGCAGTTTATGCAAGCCATTCGCCTAGCTCCGCAGCAAGAGACCATACGCCAGGCCTTCGCAACCTGGTTGCTTCAGCACGCGAGGAGTTCTCAAGACATAAATGAGGCGCTTGTGCAAGCCCAACAGGCTTTAAAGCTCTCTCCACGAGACGCAGCCGCATGGCTTGCGGAAGGGAGAGCCTATTTCCTATTGGGTGACTACCGGCAAGCGGTGGCGCCGCTTATGAGAGCCTATCAGCTTTATCCCTATGATCCGACGGCACCACTAACCTTGAGGGAGGTTTATCAAAAGCTCGACCAACCCAAAGAAGTGGCACGCTGGCAGCGTCTCTATCTCTTATGCCAAAAGGGGGCCGATCGCTATCAACGACTTTATGATGCCTTACGGGTACATCCGCAATCATCACCCCTTCATCGAGAAATGGCGGAGCTTTTAGCACAGCGAGGCGATGTAGAAGGGTGTTTACGTAACTGGGCAGAGGCTCTACACCTCCCCGCAGATGCTCCTCAGGTTCTTATCGCGACCGCTAACAGCTTGACGGATGCGCATTTTGCTCAAGAAGCACTTCCTCTGGCGCAACGTGCCGTACAGATCGCTACGGCTAACCCTAGTGCCCATGAAGCGCTTGGTAATGCCTGGCTGGGGCTCAATCGGCTGCGTTCTGCCCAAATTGAGTACGATGCCACGGTCAAATGGCACCCTCAACGCATTAATCCCATTCGAAAGAGAATTCAGGCCTATTGGGCGTATCGAATCAAGCATCCTCTTCCATCAGATATTTTATTCGGCAAGGCAAGGGCTCTTCTCGCGAAACCAGATCTCACGTACTCCGATGTGCAGAAGGCAGAAGCCTTAGCACAACAGGCCTTTGTGCTCGATCCCGAGAATAGCGCCTGCGCGGAATTCTTGCTTGAGCTTCAAATTAGAAACGGCCAACTTAGTCAGGCGTTACAAACAGCTCAACAGCTTGTTTTTCTGTTGCCCTATGATCACCGGGCACATGCCTTGTTGGCAAGCCTCCTGGCTCGGCAAGGATCTTCACTCAGTGACCTCCATGAAGCTCAAAAGCAGTTAGCACTCTCTGGTACAGACCCTTCCCTCTCTGCCATCCGTGCCTATGCACGGGGGATGATTGCGCTTAAACAGGGCGATCTGAAGACTGCTTTTCGCCAACTTAGCCTTTCTGCACAGCTTGCCCCGAATGCTGCCGATACATTCCGACAACTTGCTATCGTGGCACGCGCTTTAGGTAATCTGCAGGCTGCTAAGATGGCAGAAAAACGAGTACAAGAACTTACCTTTGCGGTCTCTTCAAAATAA